A part of Aegilops tauschii subsp. strangulata cultivar AL8/78 chromosome 2, Aet v6.0, whole genome shotgun sequence genomic DNA contains:
- the LOC109785629 gene encoding probable flavin-containing monooxygenase 1 gives MDKKRVAIVGAGLSGLAACKHLLERRCRPAVFEADTVLGGVWAHAPECTRLQTPRPMFQYSDFPWPESVTEVFPDHRQVADYLDAYARHFGVLDCIRFGRRVVGMEYVGVSEEQVEAWEHWAGCGEAFGSGDGEWWLTVADVDGLVEVHKADFVILCVGRFSGVPNIPTFPVGKGPEVFDGKVIHSMEYSKMGGKNARDMIKDKRVTVIGYLRSAVDIANECANVNGTEKPCTMVVRTKSWIIPDYYAWGVHISNFYLTRFAELLIHKPGEGFLLNMLATVLTPLRLIISKFVESYYSIAMRKHDMVPDHSFFEGLVACVAAIAPKDHYKNLEEGSIVLKKSKTFSFCEEGVHVEGECTPIKSDIVIFGTGFKGDQKIKDIFTSEYFQSIAVGSTSMTVPLYRECIHPKIPQLAVIGYSESLTNIYTAELMAKWISHFMDGGFRLPSVREMERDVLEWEKFMKRYSRDYFRRSCIGIVNIWYNDQLCQDMGCNPRRKKGFFSELFEPYGPCDYLNLHPK, from the exons ATGGACAAGAAGAGGGTGGCCATCGTCGGTGCCGGCCTGAGCGGCCTGGCAGCGTGCAAGCACCTCCTCGAGCGCCGCTGCCGGCCGGCCGTCTTCGAGGCGGACACCGTCCTCGGCGGCGTGTGGGCGCACGCGCCGGAGTGCACCAGGCTCCAGACGCCGCGGCCCATGTTCCAGTACTCCGACTTCCCGTGGCCGGAGTCCGTCACAGAGGTGTTCCCCGACCACCGCCAGGTCGCCGACTACCTCGACGCCTATGCGCGGCACTTTGGCGTGCTCGACTGCATTAGGTTCGGCCGCAGGGTGGTCGGAATGGAGTATGTGGGCGTCAGCGAGGAGCAGGTGGAGGCGTGGGAGCACTGGGCTGGGTGCGGCGAGGCGTTTGGGTCCGGCGACGGCGAGTGGTGGCTCACGGTCGCCGACGTGGACGGCCTCGTGGAG GTACACAAGGCAGACTTTGTGATCCTTTGTGTTGGGAGGTTCAGTGGTGTGCCCAACATACCTACATTTCCAGTTGGCAAAGGCCCAGAAGTGTTTGACGGGAAAGTGATCCACTCCATGGAGTACTCAAAAATGGGAGGCAAAAATGCTAGAGATATGATCAAGGACAAGCGTGTGACTGTTATTGGCTACCTGAGATCAGCAGTAGACATTGCAAATGAGTGTGCAAACGTCAATG GTACCGAAAAACCGTGCACGATGGTAGTACGAACAAAGAGTTGGATTATACCAGACTACTATGCTTGGGGCGTCCACATATCAAATTTCTATCTCACCCGTTTCGCCGAACTACTTATTCACAAGCCTGGTGAAGGCTTTCTCCTCAACATGTTGGCTACTGTCTTGACTCCACTG AGGTTGATTATTTCGAAGTTTGTTGAGAGCTACTACTCAATTGCAATGAGGAAGCATGACATGGTGCCTGACCATAGCTTTTTTGAGGGATTAGTGGCATGTGTGGCTGCCATTGCACCAAAGGATCATTACAAGAATCTGGAGGAAGGTAGCATCGTCCTTAAGAAGTCAAAGACATTCAGCTTTTGCGAAGAAGGTGTGCATGTTGAAGGTGAATGTACTCCAATAAAGAGTGACATTGTTATCTTCGGAACTGGATTCAAGGGTGATCAAAAGATCAAGGACATTTTCACATCAGAATACTTTCAGAGTATAGCCGTTGGCTCAACATCAATGACCGTACCACTTTATAG GGAGTGCATCCATCCTAAGATTCCACAGCTCGCGGTGATCGGCTATTCGGAGAGCTTGACAAATATATATACAGCCGAGCTTATGGCCAAGTGGATATCACATTTTATGGATGGTGGTTTCAGATTACCAAGTGTCAGAGAAATGGAAAGGGATGTCCTTGAATGGGAGAAGTTCATGAAGCGCTACTCTCGAGACTATTTCCGTAGGTCATGCATTGGAATTGTTAATATTTGGTACAATGATCAACTATGCCAGGACATGGGATGCAATCCAAGAAGGAAGAAGGGTTTTTTCTCTGAATTATTTGAACCTTATGGTCCTTGTGATTATCTTAATCTTCACCCAAAGTAA
- the LOC109785628 gene encoding probable L-ascorbate peroxidase 3, peroxisomal: MSSATGPVVDAEYVAEIERARRDLRALIASKSCAPIMLRLAWHDAGTYDKNTNTGGPDGSIRFPEELRHAANAGLKIAVDLLEPIKQKHPKITYADLYQLAGVVAVEVTGGPTIDFVPGRRDSSVAIEEGRLPDAKQGASHLREVFYRMGLTDKDIVALSGGHTLGKARPDRSGFDGAWTKDPLKFDNSYFVELLKGDSNGLLKLPTDKVLVEDTDFRRFVELYAKDEDAFFKDYAESHKKLSELGFTPSRATLLAWGCRDKAKRAVTRTTAVFAVAVAVIACAYICESKRRLSG; the protein is encoded by the exons ATGTCGTCGGCAACCGGGCCGGTGGTGGACGCGGAGTACGTGGCCGAGATCGAGAGGGCGCGCCGGGACCTCCGCGCGCTCATCGCCAGCAAGAGCTGCGCCCCCATCATGCTCCGTCTCGC ATGGCACGACGCAGGCACCTACGACAAGAACACCAACACGGGAGGCCCCGACGGCTCCATCAGGTTCCCGGAGGAGCTCCGCCACGCCGCCAATGCAGGGCTCAAGATCGCCGTCGACCTTCTTG AGCCGATTAAGCAGAAGCACCCCAAGATCACGTACGCGGACCTGTACCAGCTCGCCGGGGTCGTGGCCGTCGAGGTCACCGGTGGACCAACCATAGATTTCGTTCCTGGCAGGAGG GATTCTTCAGTTGCCATTGAGGAAGGACGCTTGCCAGATGCTAAGCAAG GTGCTTCACACCTTAGGGAAGTCTTCTACCGAATGGGCTTGACCGACAAGGACATAGTAGCACTCTCCGGTGGCCATACTCTG GGGAAAGCTCGCCCGGACAGATCGGGATTCGACGGTGCTTGGACAAAAGATCCTCTCAAGTTTGACAACTCCTACTTCGT TGAGCTTCTGAAAGGGGACTCCAATGGGCTGCTGAAGCTGCCTACAGACAAGGTTCTCGTGGAAGATACTGATTTTCGTCGCTTCGTCGAATTGTACGCAAAG GATGAGGACGCGTTCTTCAAGGACTACGCCGAGTCGCACAAGAAGCTTTCCGAGCTCGGGTTCACGCCTTCTCGCGCTACTCTACTGGCGTGGGGGTGCAGAGACAAAGCCAAGAGGGCTGTCACGAGAACTACTGCTGTCTTCGCGGTTGCGGTTGCCGTCATCGCTTGTGCTTACATTTGTGAATCCAAGAGGAGGCTCAGTGGTTAA